One region of Cobetia sp. cqz5-12 genomic DNA includes:
- a CDS encoding sigma-54-dependent transcriptional regulator: protein MTGYTHDSDGFEGAEEFAATGLDPAELRLQQDSDLTREAPVWLVDDDPAVRESLAQWLELAEIHLRCFSRAEALLEALAAAEPVSVVISDIRMPGMDGLTLLAQLALQAPELPVLMMTGHGDVATAVAAMQGGARDFIEKPFDPEALELKLRQALAGRRLSDENQRLRRRLSVRGLSGLLRGESRQIRQLRERLLELRGHPARVWISGEAGSGRSTLALALAEHAPSADAPPSSTAMPTAATVLLARVECAPLSQARAEGADALARAIEDALAACPAANTLLLHEVDHLSGAQWQWLEGWIAAREEGARQAPRLVCSALCSVGDVMASGPLTRTLGHALAEIELTTPALRERREDIPLLMAHFSRQAAEVHEVEAQPFGRGELAALMAADWPGNLWQLRQAASRRVVLGELPAVQRSSVPGSASSEEEACEAASGASDEALASSEEHGLAAQVAMFESTLIRAALTRARGNIAQVLEELALPRRTLNLKMHKYGLRREDFRHGHDDSAN from the coding sequence ATGACAGGCTATACGCACGACAGCGATGGCTTCGAGGGCGCAGAGGAGTTTGCCGCCACGGGCCTGGACCCGGCAGAGCTGCGCCTGCAGCAGGACAGCGATCTGACCCGCGAGGCCCCGGTATGGCTGGTGGATGACGACCCGGCAGTGCGCGAATCCCTCGCCCAATGGCTGGAGCTGGCCGAGATCCACCTGCGCTGCTTCTCGCGCGCCGAGGCCTTGCTGGAAGCCCTGGCCGCCGCCGAGCCGGTCAGCGTGGTGATCAGCGATATCCGCATGCCGGGCATGGATGGGCTGACGCTGCTGGCGCAGCTCGCGCTGCAGGCACCGGAGCTGCCGGTGCTGATGATGACCGGTCACGGCGATGTCGCCACGGCCGTTGCCGCGATGCAGGGCGGCGCGCGCGATTTCATCGAGAAGCCGTTTGACCCCGAAGCACTGGAGCTGAAGCTGCGTCAGGCGCTGGCGGGGCGGCGTCTGAGCGATGAAAACCAACGCCTGCGCCGGCGCTTGAGCGTGCGCGGCCTCAGTGGTCTGCTGCGGGGTGAGAGCCGTCAGATTCGCCAGCTGCGTGAGCGACTGCTTGAATTGCGCGGGCACCCGGCGCGGGTCTGGATCAGCGGCGAGGCGGGCAGCGGACGCAGCACTCTGGCGCTGGCACTGGCCGAGCATGCGCCGTCTGCTGACGCGCCGCCCTCATCTACCGCCATGCCGACGGCGGCGACGGTCTTGCTGGCACGCGTGGAATGCGCGCCCCTGTCGCAAGCCAGGGCAGAGGGCGCGGATGCACTGGCGAGAGCGATCGAGGATGCGCTCGCGGCATGTCCTGCGGCCAATACCTTGCTACTGCATGAGGTGGACCACCTGAGTGGCGCGCAATGGCAGTGGCTGGAAGGCTGGATCGCCGCGCGTGAGGAGGGTGCCCGCCAGGCACCGCGGCTGGTGTGCAGTGCGCTGTGCAGCGTGGGCGACGTGATGGCGAGCGGGCCGCTGACTCGCACCCTCGGGCATGCACTGGCCGAGATCGAACTGACGACCCCCGCTCTGCGCGAGCGGCGCGAGGACATCCCGTTGCTGATGGCGCATTTCAGCCGTCAGGCCGCCGAGGTGCATGAGGTGGAGGCGCAACCCTTCGGCCGCGGTGAGCTGGCCGCGTTGATGGCGGCGGACTGGCCGGGCAACCTGTGGCAGCTGCGTCAGGCCGCCAGTCGCCGTGTGGTGCTGGGAGAATTGCCCGCGGTGCAACGGTCATCAGTGCCGGGTAGCGCCTCATCGGAGGAGGAGGCTTGCGAGGCCGCCAGTGGTGCGAGCGACGAGGCGCTGGCGAGCAGCGAGGAGCATGGGCTGGCGGCACAGGTGGCGATGTTCGAGTCGACCTTGATTCGCGCCGCCTTGACTCGCGCACGCGGCAACATCGCTCAGGTGCTGGAGGAACTGGCATTGCCGCGGCGTACGCTCAATCTCAAGATGCACAAATACGGGCTGCGCCGAGAAGACTTTCGCCATGGCCATGATGATTCGGCGAACTGA
- a CDS encoding DUF1007 family protein, which produces MSVAVHRLVAALSSALARFPSRHGLRPAAWLTPLLMLGTLVASQPAAAHPHGWVDLRVTLRLDDQGRAVAMRQYWLLDPFYSLTLRQELAALEDDTSMEQRLDVLGSEILANLSQFDYYTHVTLDGEPVALGKATRQTTWLKGERVAFQMELPLAEPVAMAGHTLSYRIYDPTYYIEILHDPDAIAVQQGLVVSGLEGQDSALSCTPGITPADPDPSKVAEASMLDINATAPMDLGQYFAEVGSVSCEVADEQ; this is translated from the coding sequence ATGTCTGTTGCTGTTCATCGCCTGGTGGCGGCGCTGTCGTCCGCGCTGGCGCGTTTCCCGTCTCGTCATGGCCTGCGCCCTGCAGCCTGGCTGACGCCGCTACTGATGCTGGGCACCCTGGTGGCCAGTCAGCCTGCCGCAGCCCACCCGCATGGCTGGGTCGACCTGCGGGTGACGCTGCGCCTCGATGACCAGGGGCGGGCCGTCGCGATGCGTCAGTATTGGCTGCTTGACCCCTTCTACAGTCTGACGCTGCGTCAGGAGCTGGCCGCGCTTGAGGACGATACCAGCATGGAGCAGCGCCTCGATGTGCTGGGCAGCGAGATTCTGGCCAATCTGTCGCAGTTCGATTACTACACCCATGTCACGCTGGACGGCGAACCCGTGGCGCTTGGCAAGGCGACGCGCCAGACCACCTGGCTCAAGGGTGAGCGTGTCGCCTTCCAGATGGAGCTGCCGCTGGCCGAGCCGGTCGCGATGGCTGGCCATACCCTCAGTTATCGCATCTATGACCCCACCTATTACATCGAGATTCTGCATGACCCGGACGCCATCGCCGTGCAGCAAGGGCTGGTGGTGAGCGGGCTGGAAGGGCAGGACTCGGCGCTCAGCTGCACGCCGGGCATCACGCCGGCCGACCCGGACCCGTCCAAGGTCGCCGAGGCCTCGATGCTGGATATCAACGCCACCGCACCGATGGATCTCGGCCAGTACTTCGCCGAGGTCGGCAGTGTCAGCTGTGAGGTGGCTGATGAGCAGTGA
- a CDS encoding nickel/cobalt transporter, which produces MSSEPKDTSGLGDIKSLKGMRDGLLKPASSRGRRLAGWMAVGCGLLVLGIALWPSLVQGWGEALGWIFAEQSRFQRSLGRAMNGLAAHPGTPWALIGLSFAYGVLHAAGPGHGKVVISTLLVSQPIVRRRALWLSLLAALLQGVSALVLVGLGAGLLDWAGRDVLGQVEKVTLLSHLGVLVLGLLLLWRAARALWRVVRAQPVSSAGVPPAPAMQGLAFEPSPGHVHSHSHSHGHAHSHGHGCGCGHAHGVTAEQASGDWRTMGMAVLAIGLRPCSGAILVLLAALALNMVGSGVLAVLAMSLGTALTVGSVAMATLIMKASGRLAAAGSRLGGTHSGGRARRQWPWTALVGLLGGIIITVFGALLVASSLKALDSPTGRGASPFDRSAPGTTLQSPLGPRTSGQSSGDK; this is translated from the coding sequence ATGAGCAGTGAACCGAAGGACACCAGCGGGCTTGGCGATATCAAGAGCCTCAAGGGCATGCGTGATGGACTGTTGAAGCCGGCCTCGTCGCGGGGGCGGCGTCTGGCTGGCTGGATGGCGGTCGGCTGCGGGCTGCTCGTGCTGGGCATTGCGCTCTGGCCGAGCCTGGTGCAGGGCTGGGGCGAGGCGCTGGGCTGGATCTTCGCCGAGCAATCGCGTTTCCAGCGCTCGCTGGGACGCGCCATGAATGGGCTTGCCGCGCATCCCGGCACGCCCTGGGCGCTGATCGGGCTGTCCTTCGCCTATGGCGTGCTGCATGCCGCGGGCCCCGGCCATGGCAAGGTCGTCATCAGTACGCTGCTGGTCAGTCAGCCCATCGTTCGGCGCCGTGCGCTGTGGCTGTCGTTGCTGGCGGCCTTGCTGCAGGGCGTCAGTGCGCTGGTGCTGGTCGGCCTCGGGGCGGGGCTGCTCGACTGGGCGGGGCGCGATGTGCTCGGACAGGTCGAGAAGGTCACCCTGCTCAGTCATCTCGGGGTACTGGTGCTGGGGCTGTTGCTGCTGTGGCGCGCCGCGCGCGCGTTATGGCGTGTTGTCAGGGCACAACCTGTCTCAAGCGCGGGAGTGCCGCCGGCGCCAGCGATGCAGGGGCTGGCGTTCGAGCCGTCGCCTGGCCACGTCCACTCACATTCTCACTCTCACGGCCATGCTCATTCACACGGGCATGGCTGTGGTTGCGGCCATGCGCATGGCGTGACGGCGGAGCAGGCCAGTGGCGACTGGCGCACCATGGGCATGGCGGTGCTGGCGATCGGCCTGCGGCCGTGTTCCGGCGCGATTCTGGTCTTGCTGGCCGCGCTGGCGCTGAACATGGTCGGCAGCGGGGTACTGGCGGTGCTGGCAATGTCATTGGGCACCGCGCTGACGGTGGGTAGCGTGGCGATGGCCACCTTGATCATGAAGGCCAGCGGACGCCTGGCAGCGGCTGGCTCGCGCCTGGGTGGGACGCACTCGGGCGGCCGCGCACGTCGTCAGTGGCCGTGGACGGCGCTGGTTGGTCTGCTCGGCGGCATCATCATCACGGTCTTTGGCGCCTTGCTGGTCGCCAGTAGTCTCAAGGCGCTGGACTCTCCCACCGGTCGCGGTGCTTCGCCGTTTGATCGCTCGGCGCCCGGCACCACCCTCCAGAGCCCGCTGGGCCCGAGGACGTCAGGGCAGAGCTCAGGCGACAAGTGA
- a CDS encoding HIT domain-containing protein translates to MTPFSLHPQLDADTHFVADLPLCTVRLMNDARYPWLVLIPRRDAIREIYELDSSAQQQLWQETTQLGELLMTVSGGEKLNIGALGNMVPQLHMHVIARRSDDEAWPGPVWGVGTAEPHDNETLTVLIDTLRMKIAELPSYSY, encoded by the coding sequence ATGACCCCCTTCAGCCTTCACCCGCAGCTGGATGCCGACACCCACTTCGTGGCCGACCTGCCGCTGTGCACCGTGCGCCTGATGAACGATGCGCGCTATCCGTGGCTGGTACTGATTCCGCGCCGCGATGCCATCCGCGAGATCTATGAGCTGGACAGCAGCGCCCAGCAGCAGCTGTGGCAGGAAACCACCCAACTGGGCGAGCTGCTGATGACGGTGAGCGGCGGCGAGAAGCTCAATATCGGCGCGCTGGGCAACATGGTGCCGCAGCTGCACATGCACGTGATCGCCCGCCGCAGCGATGATGAAGCCTGGCCGGGGCCGGTGTGGGGAGTCGGCACGGCCGAGCCCCACGACAACGAGACACTGACGGTGCTCATCGACACTCTGCGCATGAAGATCGCCGAGCTGCCGAGCTATTCCTACTGA
- a CDS encoding TAXI family TRAP transporter solute-binding subunit has protein sequence MQKRQFLKAGLGLAIAASLGLSAVAQAEGKYIMGTATTGGTFYPVGVALSTLIKVKLEPTAGISVSAISSAGSGENLKLMEEDQAQFGIIQGLYGAWAWNGTPPVNKAHKNLRSISMLWQNVEHFVARNDEVKTGTIEDMTNFYGKSFSIGKKNSGTEGSGRFILEQLGIDADKMDLAYMGYGPSADAMQNGNIDGMNIPAGAPASAVTRAYANLGGEITTLDFTDEQLAKVNSQFELWTPYEIAAGTYPGQDKAINTIAQPNILVVRDDVSEEDVYQITKTMYENLPFLNNIHPATKAMALDKAIAGLPLPLHPGAARYFKEQGIEIPARLIAE, from the coding sequence ATGCAAAAGCGCCAGTTCCTCAAGGCCGGTCTCGGTCTCGCCATCGCAGCCTCTCTTGGTCTCAGTGCCGTGGCTCAGGCGGAAGGCAAGTACATCATGGGTACCGCTACCACCGGTGGCACCTTCTACCCGGTCGGCGTGGCACTCTCCACGCTGATCAAGGTCAAGCTCGAGCCGACCGCCGGCATCTCCGTGTCCGCGATCTCTTCTGCCGGTTCCGGTGAGAATCTCAAGCTGATGGAAGAGGACCAGGCCCAGTTCGGCATCATCCAGGGCCTGTACGGTGCCTGGGCATGGAATGGCACTCCACCGGTCAACAAGGCGCACAAGAACCTGCGCAGCATCTCGATGCTGTGGCAGAACGTCGAGCACTTCGTGGCCCGCAACGATGAGGTCAAGACCGGCACCATCGAGGACATGACCAACTTCTACGGCAAGAGCTTCTCCATCGGCAAGAAGAATTCCGGCACCGAAGGCTCGGGTCGCTTCATCCTCGAGCAGCTGGGCATCGATGCCGACAAGATGGATCTGGCCTACATGGGCTATGGCCCGAGCGCCGACGCGATGCAGAACGGCAACATCGACGGCATGAACATCCCGGCAGGCGCACCGGCCTCCGCCGTGACGCGCGCCTACGCCAACCTGGGCGGCGAGATCACCACGCTGGACTTCACCGACGAGCAGCTGGCCAAGGTCAACTCCCAGTTCGAGCTGTGGACCCCGTATGAAATCGCCGCTGGCACCTACCCGGGTCAGGACAAGGCGATCAACACCATCGCCCAGCCGAACATCCTGGTGGTGCGTGACGACGTCTCCGAAGAAGACGTCTACCAGATCACCAAGACCATGTACGAGAACCTGCCGTTCCTGAACAACATCCACCCGGCTACCAAGGCCATGGCGCTCGACAAGGCCATCGCGGGCCTGCCGCTGCCGCTGCACCCGGGTGCCGCACGTTATTTCAAGGAGCAGGGCATCGAGATTCCGGCGCGCCTGATCGCCGAGTGA
- a CDS encoding TRAP transporter permease, which yields MELPWLGRAVFVISIVICLAHLYFNTVSTLSELWVSALHYGLFGLLCALTIPMLTPASDGAKRWVLGVDVLLGLAALGCGLYLIGFEDALYDRGVVFSTADWVVSIVAVGLILEFARRTTGWFIPVLCLIALTYVAWWGKYVGGVFNFPGLTWETVLFRSFIGGEGMLGSIARISWSYVFMFILFGAFLVKSGAGDFIIDLARCAAGRFKGGPGFVAVFASGLMGSVSGSSVANTVSTGVITIPLMRRAGFPARFAAGVEAAASTGGQLMPPVMGAGAFIMASYTQVPYLTIVGVAALPALLYFLSVAMFVRIEAKRSDATALDDPQGPRLKDVLKDGWHYLAPLFVLVGALIYGFTPTYAAGIAILSVIAASWLSKNPMKLGDILEAMLAGVRNMTTTAILLITVGLIVNVVSTTGIGNTFSLMITDWAGGSLLITIILIALASLILGMGLPVTASYIVLGTLSAPALYNLIAHSQLVDLLAAGNLPEQAKAIFMLAAPDKLDLLGAPMSMDAARELLALVPDTFQSQLYEQALSPHVLTMALVSAHMIIFWLSQDSNVTPPVCLTAFAAAAIARTPPMKTGLMAWKIAKGLYIVPLLFAWSPLISGDIGEMLTVFVFALFGIYAIVAGLEGYLEHELPWWLRLAMFPLGALMLWPHGQLTYDLAGLVIFVGVLAYSVRQSGRQQALAH from the coding sequence ATGGAGCTGCCCTGGTTGGGGCGTGCCGTCTTCGTGATTTCCATCGTCATCTGTCTGGCGCACCTGTACTTCAACACCGTCTCGACCCTGTCGGAGCTGTGGGTGAGCGCCTTGCACTACGGCCTGTTCGGTCTGCTGTGTGCGCTGACCATTCCGATGCTGACGCCGGCCAGTGATGGTGCCAAGCGCTGGGTTTTGGGCGTGGATGTCTTGCTGGGGCTGGCGGCACTGGGTTGCGGCCTCTACCTGATCGGCTTCGAGGATGCGCTCTATGACCGTGGCGTGGTGTTCTCCACCGCGGACTGGGTGGTCTCCATCGTCGCGGTCGGTCTGATCCTCGAGTTCGCGCGTCGCACCACTGGCTGGTTCATCCCGGTGCTGTGTCTGATCGCGCTGACCTACGTGGCCTGGTGGGGCAAGTATGTCGGCGGCGTGTTCAACTTCCCGGGCCTGACCTGGGAGACGGTGCTGTTCAGAAGCTTCATCGGCGGTGAGGGGATGCTGGGCTCCATCGCGCGCATTTCCTGGTCCTACGTATTCATGTTCATCCTGTTCGGGGCCTTTCTGGTCAAGTCCGGTGCGGGTGACTTCATCATCGATCTGGCGCGCTGCGCGGCGGGACGCTTCAAGGGTGGTCCGGGCTTCGTGGCCGTGTTCGCCTCCGGCCTGATGGGCTCGGTGTCCGGCTCGAGTGTCGCCAACACCGTCTCCACCGGCGTGATCACGATTCCGCTGATGCGCCGTGCCGGCTTCCCGGCGCGCTTCGCGGCAGGCGTCGAGGCCGCCGCCTCGACCGGTGGCCAGCTGATGCCGCCGGTGATGGGCGCAGGTGCCTTCATCATGGCGTCCTACACCCAGGTGCCGTACCTGACCATCGTCGGCGTGGCCGCCTTGCCGGCGCTGCTCTACTTCCTGTCGGTCGCCATGTTCGTGCGTATCGAAGCCAAGCGCTCCGACGCCACGGCGCTGGATGACCCGCAGGGCCCGCGCCTCAAGGACGTGCTCAAGGATGGCTGGCACTATCTGGCACCGCTGTTCGTGCTGGTCGGTGCACTGATCTACGGCTTCACGCCGACCTACGCCGCTGGCATCGCGATCCTGTCCGTCATCGCGGCCTCGTGGCTGTCGAAGAATCCTATGAAGCTCGGCGACATCCTCGAGGCGATGCTGGCCGGGGTGCGCAACATGACCACCACGGCGATCCTGCTGATCACCGTCGGCCTGATCGTCAACGTCGTCTCCACCACCGGTATCGGCAACACCTTCTCGCTGATGATCACCGACTGGGCCGGTGGCAGCCTGCTGATCACCATCATCCTGATCGCGCTGGCCTCGTTGATTCTGGGCATGGGCCTGCCGGTGACGGCGTCCTATATCGTGCTGGGCACGCTGTCCGCCCCGGCGCTCTACAACCTGATCGCCCATTCCCAGCTGGTGGATCTGCTGGCGGCGGGCAACCTGCCGGAGCAGGCCAAGGCCATCTTCATGCTGGCCGCACCGGACAAGCTGGACCTGCTGGGCGCGCCGATGAGCATGGACGCCGCCCGCGAACTGCTGGCGCTGGTGCCGGATACCTTCCAGAGCCAGCTGTATGAGCAGGCGCTGTCGCCGCACGTGCTGACCATGGCACTGGTGAGTGCCCACATGATCATCTTCTGGCTGTCCCAGGATTCCAACGTCACCCCGCCGGTCTGCCTGACCGCCTTCGCGGCAGCCGCGATCGCCCGCACACCGCCGATGAAGACTGGCCTGATGGCGTGGAAGATCGCCAAGGGCCTCTACATCGTGCCGCTGCTGTTCGCCTGGAGCCCGCTGATCTCCGGTGACATCGGCGAGATGCTGACGGTGTTCGTGTTCGCGCTGTTCGGGATCTACGCCATCGTCGCGGGCCTGGAAGGCTACCTGGAGCACGAGCTGCCCTGGTGGCTGCGTCTGGCGATGTTCCCGCTGGGTGCGCTGATGCTGTGGCCGCATGGTCAGCTGACCTACGACCTCGCGGGTCTGGTCATCTTCGTGGGCGTGCTGGCCTACAGCGTGCGTCAGAGTGGCCGGCAGCAAGCGCTGGCGCACTGA
- a CDS encoding sulfite exporter TauE/SafE family protein: protein MMSDVAGLTSGLDLISVVALITLGGVAGFINVLSAGGSMLTLPLLMFLGLPAAQANATNRVAIALQSATATSTFLKAGAHNMGVAWRLAVPAVAGAMLGAWLATRISAEAFESVLIVVMVVCSIMMLLPTPRIDTRELTPERITPVVLLAMFGIGIYGGFIQVGVGVLFIVVLYRLLKIDLTQVNVFKVFIVLMYTLPALAVFVFDGQVRWAYGLVLAVGNMSGAFLGARVNMSPAGARWVKWLTVAVIFIIVLKLALT from the coding sequence ATGATGTCGGATGTTGCAGGGCTGACCAGCGGCCTTGATCTGATCAGCGTAGTGGCGCTGATCACACTGGGTGGCGTGGCCGGTTTCATCAATGTGTTGTCGGCGGGTGGCTCGATGCTGACGCTGCCATTGCTGATGTTTCTCGGCCTGCCGGCGGCCCAGGCCAATGCCACCAACCGCGTGGCGATCGCGCTGCAGAGTGCGACCGCGACCAGCACCTTCCTCAAGGCGGGCGCTCACAACATGGGGGTGGCCTGGCGGCTGGCCGTACCCGCCGTGGCAGGCGCCATGCTGGGCGCCTGGCTGGCGACCCGCATCAGTGCCGAGGCCTTCGAGAGCGTCCTGATCGTGGTGATGGTGGTGTGCTCGATCATGATGCTGCTGCCGACGCCGCGCATCGACACCCGTGAACTGACGCCGGAGCGCATCACGCCCGTGGTGTTGCTGGCGATGTTCGGCATCGGCATCTATGGTGGCTTCATCCAGGTCGGTGTCGGCGTGCTGTTCATCGTGGTGCTCTACCGGCTGCTCAAGATCGACCTGACCCAGGTCAACGTCTTCAAGGTCTTCATCGTGTTGATGTATACCCTGCCGGCGCTGGCGGTGTTCGTGTTCGATGGTCAGGTGCGCTGGGCCTACGGGCTGGTACTGGCGGTCGGCAACATGAGCGGCGCCTTCCTCGGCGCGCGGGTCAACATGAGTCCCGCGGGCGCGCGGTGGGTCAAGTGGCTGACGGTCGCGGTCATCTTCATCATCGTGCTCAAGCTGGCGCTGACCTGA
- a CDS encoding zinc-dependent alcohol dehydrogenase family protein, which translates to MQAMVIEQYGGPEVFVERELETPTPARGQVRIKVTASSINPIETKLRSGLVKSHPEFPAILNGDVSGVIDAVGEGVTDFSVGDEVLGCAGGVKGWQGALADYMIADTRVIVKRPSLAALTLEECAALPLVFLTAWTALVSRGQIKEGEHVLIHAGTGGVGHVAVQIAKYLGAHVTTTVSSEAKADLARQLGADEIINYREEAVADYVTRLTSGRGFDLVFDTVGGDNLDRSIEATATSGRLCSINTRSTHDLTQLHAKNLSLHVIFRSVPLLTGIGMDDQPELLNALSEMLEAGAVRPLLDEHQFSFRDVAKAHELLESGEALGKVLLVNR; encoded by the coding sequence ATGCAAGCCATGGTCATCGAGCAGTACGGCGGTCCCGAAGTGTTCGTCGAGCGCGAACTGGAGACCCCGACACCGGCGCGGGGGCAGGTGCGTATCAAGGTGACGGCTTCCAGCATCAATCCCATCGAGACCAAGCTGCGCAGCGGGCTGGTCAAGTCGCACCCTGAATTCCCGGCCATTCTCAATGGCGATGTCTCCGGGGTGATCGATGCCGTCGGCGAAGGCGTGACGGACTTTTCCGTCGGGGATGAAGTGCTGGGGTGTGCCGGTGGCGTCAAGGGCTGGCAGGGCGCTCTGGCGGACTACATGATCGCCGACACCCGGGTGATCGTGAAGCGCCCGAGCCTGGCGGCGCTGACGCTGGAAGAGTGTGCGGCCTTGCCGCTGGTGTTCCTGACGGCCTGGACGGCGCTGGTATCGCGCGGTCAGATCAAGGAAGGTGAGCACGTGCTGATCCACGCTGGTACCGGCGGCGTCGGCCACGTTGCGGTACAGATCGCCAAGTATCTCGGCGCGCATGTCACCACCACCGTGTCCAGCGAAGCCAAGGCGGATCTGGCACGCCAGCTGGGCGCCGACGAGATCATCAACTACCGCGAGGAAGCGGTCGCAGACTACGTGACGCGCCTGACCTCCGGGCGTGGTTTCGATCTGGTCTTCGACACCGTCGGTGGCGACAATCTGGATCGCTCCATCGAGGCCACCGCGACCTCCGGCCGTCTGTGCTCGATCAATACCCGCTCGACCCACGACCTGACCCAGCTGCACGCCAAGAACCTGTCGCTGCACGTCATCTTCCGCTCGGTACCGCTGCTGACCGGTATCGGCATGGACGACCAGCCGGAGCTGCTCAATGCCTTGAGCGAAATGCTGGAGGCCGGTGCGGTACGTCCGCTGCTCGACGAGCACCAGTTCAGCTTCCGTGACGTCGCCAAGGCGCATGAGCTGCTGGAGTCCGGCGAGGCGCTGGGCAAGGTTCTGCTGGTAAATCGCTGA
- a CDS encoding entericidin A/B family lipoprotein yields MRMTRLMVAALLVACVSLAGCNTVAGFGKDLEHLGGSIDNAAS; encoded by the coding sequence ATGAGAATGACGCGTTTGATGGTGGCTGCCCTGTTGGTGGCCTGTGTGAGTCTGGCCGGCTGCAATACCGTGGCCGGTTTCGGCAAGGACCTGGAGCATCTGGGCGGTTCGATCGACAACGCCGCCAGCTGA
- a CDS encoding entericidin A/B family lipoprotein, which yields MRRFMMMTGTALLFGLLLGGCNTVEGFGEDLEHLGGSIEESAS from the coding sequence ATGCGACGATTCATGATGATGACTGGCACCGCGCTGCTGTTCGGCCTGCTGTTGGGTGGCTGCAATACCGTGGAAGGTTTCGGGGAAGATCTCGAACACCTTGGGGGTTCCATCGAGGAATCGGCCAGTTGA
- a CDS encoding entericidin A/B family lipoprotein, whose amino-acid sequence MSRTIALIFASFFTLAALSGCNTVDGAGQDVEHAGEAVQDAAQ is encoded by the coding sequence ATGTCCCGCACCATTGCACTCATCTTCGCCTCTTTCTTCACTCTGGCCGCGCTTTCCGGCTGCAACACCGTTGACGGTGCCGGCCAGGATGTCGAGCATGCTGGCGAAGCTGTCCAGGACGCCGCGCAATAA
- a CDS encoding LysR family transcriptional regulator, giving the protein MDHRQLSFLVALASERHFGRAARVCHVTQPTLSARLKQLEEELGTALILRGHRFEGFTPEGERVLTHARRILAELDELKGDLSPDAVLTGRLSLGVVPSALAAVGEFLPRLREAFPQLSLRLRELSTSSLAQGLEDGELDLAVGYPAAPAMSGFACRPLYQEHSALIASEAHFSLPDAPQWECLRDYPLVLLTPEMQQRRRLNQQFELLGLQPSPLLEANSISGLGVMLEAGLGVSVLAENLADSRLGEGLVARRLPGEGETVGLLWRSGQQRSRRLNAVLELLRSLPHSAGVAD; this is encoded by the coding sequence ATGGATCATCGACAGTTGAGTTTTCTGGTCGCGCTGGCCAGTGAGCGCCATTTCGGTCGCGCCGCACGGGTCTGTCATGTCACCCAGCCGACGCTGTCGGCGCGCCTCAAGCAGCTCGAGGAGGAGCTGGGCACGGCGCTGATACTGCGCGGTCATCGCTTCGAGGGCTTCACGCCGGAAGGGGAGCGCGTGCTGACCCACGCACGGCGCATTCTCGCCGAGCTGGATGAGCTGAAGGGCGACCTGTCGCCGGACGCGGTGCTGACCGGGCGACTGTCACTGGGCGTGGTGCCGTCGGCGCTGGCGGCGGTCGGCGAGTTTCTGCCGCGGCTGCGCGAGGCCTTTCCGCAGCTCTCGCTACGCCTGCGCGAGCTGTCGACCTCATCGCTGGCCCAGGGGCTCGAGGATGGCGAGCTGGATCTCGCGGTCGGCTACCCTGCGGCGCCGGCCATGAGCGGCTTCGCCTGTCGGCCGCTCTATCAGGAGCATTCGGCACTGATTGCCAGTGAGGCGCATTTCTCACTGCCCGACGCGCCGCAGTGGGAGTGCCTGCGTGACTATCCGCTGGTGTTGCTGACGCCGGAGATGCAGCAGCGGCGACGCCTCAATCAGCAGTTCGAGCTGCTGGGCCTGCAGCCTTCGCCCTTGTTGGAAGCCAATTCGATTTCCGGCCTCGGCGTGATGCTGGAGGCTGGTCTGGGGGTCAGCGTGCTGGCGGAGAACCTGGCCGATTCGCGACTTGGTGAGGGGCTGGTCGCGCGTCGACTGCCCGGCGAGGGCGAAACGGTCGGGCTGTTGTGGCGCAGTGGCCAGCAGCGCAGCCGACGCCTGAATGCCGTGCTGGAGCTGCTGCGTTCGCTGCCTCACTCGGCGGGTGTGGCCGATTGA